One window of Centropristis striata isolate RG_2023a ecotype Rhode Island chromosome 23, C.striata_1.0, whole genome shotgun sequence genomic DNA carries:
- the xrcc2 gene encoding DNA repair protein XRCC2: MAESGAQLFARLEARRCLKDVEPRLFPADGGPDHGEVVELYGTEGTGKTELLYHLLCRCVLPAASGGLEVDVVFVDTDYSLDMLRLVSILDSRLNAARSTGSPSAGSDEAVLRSCLSRLLVVHCSSSSQLLLTLHFLETSLSSRPGLALLLIDSISAFYWQDRCEGGPSVAKQEEKLSKCAELLGRLLRDYRITVFATCHAIRRNYSGPSSSSFPSSSSSSCSSSSSSDSDRPYLCRSWQRLVTHRLLCSRQEVAPGEGGKEQRRRQVFTVHCTSSSSSTSSSSKTKAYRSSSFCVTDGGVEFI, from the exons ATGGCAGAGAGCGGAGCTCAG CTGTTTGCCCGTCTGGAGGCTCGTCGCTGTCTGAAGGACGTTGAACCTCGACTGTTTCCTGCAGATGGAGGACCTGACCATG GTGAGGTGGTGGAGCTGTACGGAACAGAGGGGACAG GTAAGACGGAGCTGCTCTACCACCTGCTGTGCCGCTGTGTGCTGCCAGCGGCGTCCGGCGGCCTGGAGGTGGACGTTGTGTTCGTGGACACCGACTACAGCCTGGACATGCTACGACTGGTCAGCATCCTGGACAGCAGACTGAACGCAG ctCGTTCCACCGGCTCGCCCTCAGCCGGGTCAGACGAGGCGGTGTTGCGTTCGTGTCTGTCTCGCCTCCTGGTCGtccactgctcctcctcctcccagctcCTCCTCACCCTGCACTTCCTGGAGACCTCCTTGTCGTCGAGGCCCGGCCTGGCGCTCCTCCTCATCGACAGCATCTCCGCTTTCTATTGGCAGGACCGCTGCGAGGGCGGGCCCAGCGTCGCCAAGCAGGAAGAGAAGCTCAGCAAGTGTGCAGAGCTGCTGGGTCGACTGCTCAG GGATTACAGAATCACTGTCTTCGCCACCTGCCACGCCATCAGGAGAAACTACAGTggaccctcctcctcctccttcccctcctcctcctcctcctcctgctcctcctcctcctcctctgactccGACAGGCCGTACCTGTGCCGCTCCTGGCAGCGGCTGGTGACCCATCGGCTGCTGTGCTCCAGGCAGGAGGTCGCCCCAGGAGAAGGTGgcaaggagcagaggagacgACAGGTCTTCACTGTCcactgcacctcctcctcctcctccacctcctcctcctccaagacGAAGGCCTACAGGAGCAGCTCCTTCTGCGTGACGGACGGAGGAGTGGAGTTTATCTGA